A portion of the Bacteroides faecium genome contains these proteins:
- the rhuM gene encoding RhuM family protein: MDNRGNIVIYQTKDGKTTIDVKLENETVWLTLSQITELFDRDKSVISRHISNVFREGELDRSSVVAKNATTASDGKIYQVEYFNLDVIISVGYRVKSQRGTQFRIWANKVLKDYLIKGYAINQQVKAAQLEDLKNTVHLLSNVIEHKQLTLDEANGLLRVITDYTYGLDTLDKYDYQQLEVDSTTPTWEFRATYEEAMEAIHLLQEKFGSSDLFGNEKDQSFKSSINTIYQTFGGEELYPSVEEKAAMLFYLVVKNHSFSDGNKRIAAFLFLWFLEKNGILYKSDGSKLIGNNTLVALTLMIAESRTEEKDVMVKVVINLINKNN; this comes from the coding sequence ATGGACAATAGAGGGAATATTGTCATTTATCAGACAAAGGATGGGAAAACTACCATTGATGTGAAGTTGGAGAATGAGACGGTGTGGCTGACATTGAGTCAGATAACAGAACTTTTTGACCGTGACAAATCGGTGATATCAAGGCACATAAGTAATGTGTTTAGAGAAGGTGAGTTGGACAGAAGTTCAGTTGTTGCAAAAAATGCAACAACTGCTTCTGATGGAAAGATATACCAAGTAGAGTATTTCAATCTGGATGTAATCATCTCCGTCGGCTATCGTGTAAAGTCGCAACGTGGCACTCAATTCCGTATCTGGGCGAACAAAGTGTTAAAGGATTATCTGATTAAAGGTTACGCCATTAATCAGCAGGTCAAAGCTGCTCAACTGGAAGATTTGAAGAACACCGTGCACCTTCTTTCTAACGTTATCGAACATAAACAATTGACGTTGGATGAGGCCAATGGACTATTGCGTGTGATTACCGATTACACTTACGGTCTGGATACGCTCGATAAATATGACTATCAACAATTGGAAGTGGACTCCACCACTCCTACCTGGGAATTTCGTGCCACCTATGAAGAAGCTATGGAAGCCATTCACCTTTTGCAGGAAAAGTTCGGAAGCAGTGATTTGTTTGGAAATGAAAAGGACCAGTCATTCAAAAGTTCTATCAATACCATTTATCAGACATTCGGTGGAGAAGAACTTTATCCGAGCGTTGAAGAGAAAGCAGCGATGCTTTTCTACCTTGTCGTGAAGAATCACTCGTTTAGTGACGGTAACAAGCGTATTGCCGCTTTCTTGTTTCTTTGGTTTCTGGAGAAGAACGGTATATTATATAAATCCGACGGTTCGAAGTTAATCGGCAACAATACGCTAGTAGCACTTACGTTGATGATTGCCGAAAGCCGGACGGAAGAAAAGGACGTGATGGTGAAGGTAGTAATCAATTTGATTAATAAGAATAATTGA
- a CDS encoding RagB/SusD family nutrient uptake outer membrane protein, whose translation MKQYILGLAIASCTLSFTGCSDFLDTPVLGQQDLDGYFVNEDECKQQITGCYQTVFYDDWWQVQKFYLVGDMCTDDMWMGNTEQDASAYEDLAFYTGIATAGGECCQNFWQYRYKGILRCNIAIERIPAVEFADAALRDRYVGEAKFLRAFQYFDLVKNFGGMPLVMGMKMPAEIEGIQRASVPEVYAKIEDDLKDAIEVLPLKSEYGSADLGRATKGAAQGMLAKVYLYQEKYEEAEDLLQRVIGRNNYPSQGYELLKDFGNVWSIAYNNSEESLFEVQTSSDISYNLGLRMPVVCGSRDDSGWAWGLPTSDLENAFKNAGDEIRLQWTIIRDGATSVPGDSYWTASNKYTVSTAKHKSGRVTRKVYIPHAERSSSYDAAHNPLNYRILRYADVLLMYAEVENALSKDEEARWALNKVRNRVSLADVTASGTELRDAIRQERRLELALENQRLYDIRRWKNESGKAVICDIMGPNGSFVKYNKEMKDEYERNNQKESSDKGRNFDESRDLLFPIPTTEITQTNGSIVQNPGYK comes from the coding sequence ATGAAACAATATATTTTAGGCTTAGCCATAGCTTCATGCACATTGTCCTTCACCGGATGTTCCGATTTCCTGGATACACCCGTACTCGGACAACAGGACTTGGACGGATATTTCGTTAACGAAGATGAGTGCAAGCAGCAGATTACAGGATGTTATCAGACAGTCTTTTACGATGACTGGTGGCAGGTTCAGAAGTTCTATCTGGTTGGTGATATGTGCACCGATGATATGTGGATGGGAAATACAGAGCAGGATGCAAGTGCTTATGAGGATTTGGCTTTCTATACGGGAATTGCTACTGCTGGAGGAGAATGCTGCCAGAACTTCTGGCAATATCGTTACAAAGGGATACTGCGATGCAATATTGCCATTGAAAGAATACCGGCTGTTGAATTTGCGGATGCAGCGTTGAGAGACCGTTATGTTGGCGAAGCTAAATTCTTGCGCGCATTCCAGTACTTTGATTTGGTGAAAAACTTTGGCGGAATGCCATTGGTGATGGGAATGAAGATGCCTGCAGAAATAGAAGGGATTCAGCGAGCTTCTGTTCCCGAAGTATATGCTAAGATTGAAGATGACCTGAAAGATGCTATTGAAGTATTACCATTGAAAAGTGAGTATGGCAGTGCTGACTTGGGACGTGCTACTAAGGGAGCAGCACAGGGGATGTTGGCAAAGGTTTATCTTTATCAGGAAAAGTATGAAGAGGCGGAGGACTTGTTGCAACGTGTCATTGGCAGAAACAACTACCCCTCTCAAGGTTATGAACTGCTGAAAGATTTTGGCAATGTGTGGAGCATTGCTTACAACAACAGTGAGGAATCTCTGTTTGAAGTGCAAACGAGTAGTGACATATCTTATAATTTGGGGCTTAGGATGCCGGTTGTCTGCGGTTCGCGTGATGATTCGGGTTGGGCGTGGGGGCTTCCGACAAGTGACCTCGAAAATGCGTTCAAGAATGCTGGTGATGAAATACGTCTGCAATGGACGATTATCAGAGATGGGGCAACTAGTGTCCCCGGTGATTCTTATTGGACGGCTTCCAATAAGTATACGGTGTCGACTGCCAAACATAAATCCGGGCGTGTCACTCGGAAGGTGTATATTCCCCATGCTGAACGTTCGTCATCTTATGATGCTGCTCATAATCCATTGAATTACCGGATATTGCGGTATGCTGATGTACTACTTATGTATGCGGAAGTAGAGAACGCATTGTCGAAGGACGAAGAAGCACGCTGGGCTTTAAATAAAGTAAGAAACCGTGTCAGCTTGGCTGATGTAACAGCTAGTGGAACAGAACTTCGTGATGCGATTCGGCAGGAACGTCGGTTGGAACTGGCTCTTGAGAATCAGCGTCTGTATGATATCCGCCGTTGGAAGAATGAGAGTGGCAAGGCGGTAATTTGCGACATTATGGGACCGAACGGGTCATTTGTGAAATATAACAAAGAGATGAAAGATGAGTATGAACGGAACAACCAGAAGGAAAGTAGTGATAAAGGCCGGAACTTTGATGAAAGTCGCGATCTTCTTTTCCCGATACCGACAACGGAGATTACTCAGACAAATGGCAGTATAGTACAGAACCCCGGATATAAATAA
- a CDS encoding HU family DNA-binding protein, which translates to MAIQFELYKTPHPKDEENKETYHARVVNFQHIDTDYLAKEIQIATSLTEGDVKSVLDSLSHFMGDRLREGESVHLDGIGYFQIKLNSKEPITSPKLKANQIKLKANINFKADAKLKRSVSVVHLERSKLKPHSASRSNEEIDKLLANYFSNNPVLTRSDFQRLCGFTPTTAARHIKRLKEEKKLKNINTYYNPIYMPMPGYYGKAEIKEDEANTIQR; encoded by the coding sequence ATGGCAATACAATTTGAATTGTACAAGACTCCTCATCCCAAGGACGAGGAAAACAAAGAGACTTATCACGCACGCGTAGTCAACTTCCAGCATATCGACACGGACTATCTGGCAAAGGAAATCCAGATAGCCACCTCGCTGACCGAAGGAGACGTAAAATCTGTCCTCGATTCCCTTAGCCACTTTATGGGTGACCGGCTTCGAGAGGGAGAAAGCGTCCATCTGGACGGCATCGGTTATTTTCAGATAAAACTGAACAGTAAAGAACCTATCACTTCGCCCAAACTGAAAGCCAATCAAATTAAGCTCAAAGCCAACATCAACTTCAAGGCAGATGCCAAACTGAAAAGGTCAGTCAGCGTCGTACACCTGGAACGAAGCAAACTGAAACCCCATTCGGCTTCCCGCTCGAACGAAGAAATAGACAAGCTGCTGGCTAACTATTTCAGCAATAACCCGGTATTAACCCGCTCCGACTTCCAAAGGCTCTGCGGCTTTACTCCCACCACTGCCGCACGGCACATCAAACGGCTGAAAGAGGAAAAGAAGTTGAAGAATATCAATACTTATTATAATCCGATTTACATGCCGATGCCGGGATATTATGGCAAGGCGGAGATAAAAGAGGATGAAGCAAATACTATACAGCGATAA
- a CDS encoding glycoside hydrolase family 30 protein: protein MKGKTLLAALGFFSIAGMAGGCSQPAPGISYQIETDKPCQTMAYFSASDAWSMQFIGLWPQEKQNQIADWLFSTENDANGQPKGIGLSLWRFNVGAGSTEQGEASQIASPWMRAECFLNADGTYDWNKQRGQRNFLKLAKERGVDKFLAFLNSPPVYYTQNGLATNTGRGGTANLKPDCYEKYARFLVDVVQGVEKHDGIKFNYICPFNEPDGHWNWVGPKQEGCPATNREVAHTVRLLSKEFVNRNMDTQILVNESSDYRCMFRTHETDWQRGYQIQAFFCPDSVDTYLGDTPNVPRLMLGHSYWTTTPLSELRNIRCQLRDTLNRHDVDFWQTETCIMGNDEEIGGGNGYDHTMKTALYVARIIHHDIVYAGAKSWQWWRAIGGDYKDGLIREYTTGDNFLDGKVEDSKLMWALGNYSRFIRPGAVRLSVSAFDKTGALIPDGDTDQQGLMCSAYKNVDGTYVMVVINYANEEKEFSIDEEKVGNAQWQIYRTSDKAGEDLFPVGTVKSGKIVQIPARSIITLQGK, encoded by the coding sequence ATGAAAGGTAAAACGCTCTTAGCCGCTTTAGGCTTCTTCTCAATCGCAGGTATGGCAGGCGGATGTTCCCAGCCTGCCCCCGGTATAAGTTATCAGATAGAAACGGACAAACCCTGCCAGACGATGGCATACTTCAGCGCTTCCGATGCATGGAGTATGCAGTTTATCGGACTTTGGCCGCAGGAAAAACAAAACCAGATTGCCGACTGGCTGTTCAGCACCGAAAACGACGCGAACGGACAGCCGAAAGGTATCGGTCTCTCCCTCTGGCGTTTCAACGTCGGGGCAGGCAGTACGGAACAGGGCGAAGCCAGTCAGATTGCTTCTCCCTGGATGCGTGCCGAATGTTTCCTCAACGCCGACGGGACATATGACTGGAACAAGCAACGGGGACAGCGTAACTTCCTGAAACTGGCAAAGGAACGGGGAGTGGATAAATTCCTTGCTTTCCTGAACTCTCCCCCTGTGTATTATACGCAGAACGGGCTGGCTACCAATACCGGTCGTGGCGGCACGGCTAACTTGAAGCCGGACTGTTACGAAAAGTACGCCCGTTTTCTGGTAGACGTAGTGCAGGGAGTAGAAAAACATGACGGTATCAAGTTCAACTATATCTGTCCTTTCAACGAACCGGACGGGCATTGGAACTGGGTAGGCCCGAAACAGGAAGGCTGCCCGGCAACAAACAGGGAAGTAGCCCATACCGTCCGTCTGTTGAGTAAGGAGTTTGTAAACAGGAATATGGATACACAGATTCTTGTCAATGAGTCTTCCGACTACCGTTGTATGTTCCGCACTCACGAAACGGATTGGCAACGAGGGTATCAGATTCAGGCTTTCTTCTGCCCGGATAGTGTGGATACGTATTTGGGAGATACTCCGAATGTTCCCCGTCTGATGCTCGGGCATAGCTATTGGACAACAACTCCGTTAAGCGAATTGCGTAATATCCGTTGTCAATTGCGTGACACACTAAACAGACATGATGTTGACTTCTGGCAAACGGAGACTTGCATCATGGGTAATGACGAAGAAATCGGTGGTGGAAACGGCTATGACCATACGATGAAGACTGCGCTCTATGTAGCCCGTATCATCCATCATGACATCGTATATGCCGGAGCAAAGAGTTGGCAATGGTGGCGTGCCATCGGTGGTGACTACAAAGACGGATTGATTCGTGAATACACAACGGGCGACAACTTCCTCGATGGCAAGGTAGAAGACTCCAAACTCATGTGGGCTTTGGGAAATTATAGTCGCTTTATCCGTCCGGGAGCTGTACGGCTATCCGTCTCGGCTTTCGATAAGACAGGTGCTTTGATTCCCGATGGTGATACCGACCAGCAAGGATTGATGTGTTCTGCTTATAAGAACGTAGACGGAACGTATGTGATGGTAGTTATTAATTATGCCAATGAAGAAAAAGAGTTTTCTATTGATGAAGAAAAAGTAGGAAATGCACAGTGGCAGATTTATCGTACTTCAGATAAAGCAGGAGAAGACTTGTTTCCGGTAGGGACAGTGAAAAGTGGAAAGATTGTTCAGATTCCGGCGCGTTCTATTATAACGCTTCAAGGCAAATAA
- a CDS encoding SusC/RagA family TonB-linked outer membrane protein, whose protein sequence is MKKQILLLCLALLSLCGYAQTTTVKGVVTSAADKEPMIGLTVLVKGTTNGAVTDLDGNYTLNNVAKDATIVFSMIGYKTQEFKVNGRAVINVIMEDDTQALDEVVVIGYGAVKKSDLTSSISAIKGDELKKLSSGNAMNALQGKINGVQITGGGSPGSTPRVIIRGVSTVNGSDPLYVVDGMPVGTNINFLDQNDIESMQVLKDASASAIYGTRGSNGVVLITTRKGKKGTTQFGFSASAGFQTLKKPKMAKASEYEYVYNARYVNDNAVPRYKGIENITDAQGTDWWDESMQKTALIHNYNFNFSGGTDKLLYSANIGYFGQDSQYTVGKWQKLTARFSMEYTFNSIVKAGIDFTPKYENWMDTPNILGNVMAMDPTTPVMRPESEWTTNKYDNYARSNNSEVWNPVAQLARMDKHSDEYGLLANPYVSIEPVKGLVIRSQFGVNARFRLSDEYTPDFNLDKLEKSDYSKAYRKTDNWVDWNWTNTVNWIKSFNRKHNFNVMAGYTMERFQEYWLEGSRERTPINEETLRYVSAGTQNPQTAGVNAYSSLISYLGRVMYNYNDRYYLTASIRVDGSSKFMKDNQYATFPALSAAWRVSEEPFMKKQHVFDNLKIHAGWGRVGNQNIDNSAYESTIGSADYVFGGNREIGTAVSSIGNTLLRWETVEDYNVGIDMSFLKNRLSVTAEWFRKESHDMLLKKDNILVLGFPMWNGQMWENVGKMRATGWELSVNWEDRKGDFDYGIGVNLSSVKNKAVTLLGSTPINAGSFNGDYIIRNEEGGEISRFYGFVADGLFQNQTEVNAHTNEHGTVIQPDAQPGDIRFRDLNHDGKLDDNDKTFIGKAFPDLMVGINARLSWKDIDFSANFYGTIGNDVYNTTKGRYSGVGGENVYEGTYNASWHGEGTSNNLPRLSYNDANQNWKRVSSFFVEDGSYLRCKQLQIGYTLPKKWTKKISLRLSFSAQNPFTITGYSGMDPEAAALGTEGKVTESGIDWAGYPNPRTYLFGINMNF, encoded by the coding sequence ATGAAAAAGCAGATTTTATTATTGTGTCTTGCGTTGCTCAGCTTATGTGGCTATGCACAGACCACCACTGTAAAAGGCGTAGTGACTTCGGCTGCGGATAAAGAGCCGATGATTGGTCTTACTGTCTTAGTGAAAGGAACAACGAATGGCGCTGTTACCGACTTGGATGGTAACTATACACTAAACAATGTTGCTAAAGATGCAACGATTGTATTTTCTATGATTGGCTATAAAACACAGGAATTTAAGGTCAATGGACGTGCTGTGATTAATGTAATAATGGAAGATGACACACAGGCTTTGGACGAAGTGGTAGTCATTGGTTACGGAGCCGTGAAGAAAAGCGACTTGACCAGTTCTATCTCTGCTATCAAAGGCGATGAGTTGAAGAAACTGAGTAGTGGCAACGCAATGAATGCTTTGCAGGGAAAGATTAATGGTGTGCAGATTACCGGTGGCGGTAGTCCGGGGTCTACTCCTCGTGTCATCATTCGCGGTGTATCTACGGTCAATGGCTCCGACCCGTTGTATGTAGTGGATGGTATGCCGGTAGGTACAAATATTAATTTCCTCGACCAAAATGATATTGAATCAATGCAAGTTCTGAAAGATGCTTCTGCATCTGCTATTTATGGAACACGTGGTTCAAATGGCGTTGTCCTTATTACTACAAGAAAAGGTAAAAAAGGAACTACTCAATTTGGCTTTTCTGCTTCAGCCGGTTTTCAGACATTGAAGAAGCCGAAAATGGCAAAAGCTTCGGAGTATGAATATGTATATAATGCGCGTTATGTCAATGATAATGCTGTGCCTCGATATAAAGGCATAGAAAATATAACAGATGCTCAAGGCACCGATTGGTGGGACGAAAGTATGCAAAAGACAGCGCTAATTCATAATTATAACTTTAACTTTTCCGGTGGTACGGACAAACTTTTGTATTCTGCCAACATCGGCTACTTCGGACAAGACTCACAATACACTGTGGGGAAATGGCAAAAGCTGACTGCACGCTTTAGCATGGAGTATACTTTTAATAGTATCGTAAAAGCCGGCATAGACTTTACGCCGAAATATGAAAATTGGATGGATACTCCTAACATATTGGGCAACGTCATGGCGATGGATCCTACAACTCCCGTTATGCGTCCGGAGAGTGAATGGACTACAAATAAATACGATAACTACGCGCGCTCTAATAATAGTGAAGTGTGGAATCCTGTGGCACAATTGGCCCGCATGGATAAACACAGCGATGAGTATGGATTGTTGGCCAATCCGTATGTGAGCATTGAGCCTGTGAAAGGATTGGTGATCCGCTCACAATTTGGCGTGAATGCCCGTTTCCGTCTTTCGGATGAATATACTCCTGATTTCAATCTTGATAAACTAGAGAAGTCAGACTATAGTAAAGCATATCGTAAAACTGACAATTGGGTGGATTGGAACTGGACAAATACCGTAAATTGGATAAAATCTTTCAACCGGAAGCATAATTTCAATGTAATGGCTGGTTATACCATGGAACGTTTTCAGGAATATTGGCTGGAAGGATCGCGTGAGCGTACCCCGATCAATGAAGAGACTTTGCGTTACGTTTCTGCAGGTACGCAGAACCCCCAAACGGCCGGTGTCAATGCTTATTCATCCTTGATCTCTTATTTGGGACGTGTGATGTACAACTATAATGACCGGTATTATCTGACAGCTTCTATTCGTGTGGATGGTTCTTCCAAGTTCATGAAAGATAATCAATATGCTACATTCCCAGCTCTATCTGCCGCTTGGCGCGTTTCCGAAGAACCGTTTATGAAGAAACAACATGTCTTCGATAATCTGAAAATTCATGCAGGATGGGGACGTGTAGGCAATCAAAACATCGATAACTCCGCTTATGAATCGACTATCGGCTCTGCCGATTATGTATTCGGAGGTAATCGGGAGATAGGTACGGCAGTGAGTTCTATTGGTAACACCCTGCTCAGGTGGGAGACGGTAGAAGACTATAATGTAGGTATTGACATGTCTTTCCTGAAAAATCGTTTATCGGTAACGGCAGAATGGTTTCGCAAAGAATCACATGATATGTTGCTGAAGAAAGATAATATTCTGGTTCTGGGATTTCCGATGTGGAACGGTCAGATGTGGGAAAATGTAGGTAAGATGAGAGCAACCGGTTGGGAGCTTTCCGTTAATTGGGAAGACCGTAAGGGAGATTTTGATTATGGGATAGGTGTGAATCTTTCTTCTGTTAAAAATAAGGCTGTCACCTTATTAGGTTCTACTCCGATCAATGCAGGAAGTTTCAACGGAGATTATATCATACGCAATGAAGAAGGGGGTGAGATCAGCCGTTTCTATGGATTTGTTGCTGACGGACTTTTCCAAAATCAGACAGAGGTTAATGCGCATACAAACGAACACGGCACGGTAATTCAACCGGATGCGCAACCGGGGGATATACGCTTTAGGGATTTGAACCATGACGGGAAATTGGATGATAATGATAAGACTTTTATCGGAAAAGCATTTCCGGATTTGATGGTGGGCATCAACGCCCGCTTGTCATGGAAGGATATTGATTTCTCTGCCAATTTCTATGGAACAATCGGCAATGATGTATATAACACCACGAAAGGGCGTTATTCCGGCGTAGGAGGTGAAAACGTATATGAAGGTACTTACAATGCTTCTTGGCATGGCGAAGGAACAAGCAATAATTTGCCTCGCTTGTCATACAATGACGCCAACCAGAACTGGAAACGTGTTTCTTCTTTCTTTGTGGAAGATGGTTCTTACTTGCGTTGCAAACAATTGCAGATCGGATATACATTGCCGAAGAAGTGGACAAAGAAAATCTCACTGCGTCTTTCTTTCTCAGCACAGAATCCGTTTACTATCACGGGATATTCCGGAATGGATCCGGAAGCGGCAGCGCTGGGAACAGAGGGAAAGGTGACAGAATCGGGTATTGACTGGGCAGGATATCCCAATCCGCGTACTTACCTTTTTGGCATTAACATGAATTTCTAA
- a CDS encoding glycoside hydrolase family 30 protein → MKYRNLLIGLACLAAFSACKDEYTFVPEYKVSFDVDEVMTSTVDASKTYQEIDGFGASGAWTMDYVGKYWDDSAKEDMSKLLFSQEVISGVPQGIGLSIWRFNLGGGSYEKGNDSGITNSVRRVECFLNESGSYDWSKSSGQQYFMRQAKDYGCDQFVLFSNTPPVFMTKNGQGRSGAGANANLKDDYYDDFADFLATTAEHFQGQGYNISHISPVNEPEYNWNGTDQEGSGWQNSEIAKLAKELDKSLTAKGLDNTMMLLSEAAHWEYTYNTTSNSRGNAIDSYFNSANTNTYIGNLTHLKKELCAHSYYSGVTWDQMYSYRSQAYEKAKEFGLKLHQTEWSMLEEYEDCPFATANYMDYALAMSRVIHQDLVTANVSSWSYWTAASQEQYSQMSRFYLIRLTPKGGDYGDIKESGEYSASKNLWVLGNYSLFIRPGYTRIDLNIPGASKDFFGSAYISPDKDKVVVVYTNMSDKNIQIENTIEGLTDKQIVSSKQYVTSNTTDLQYLPAMLQGYLAAKSVSTFIYELQ, encoded by the coding sequence ATGAAATACAGAAATTTACTAATAGGACTTGCATGTCTGGCAGCATTCTCGGCATGTAAAGATGAATATACATTCGTACCTGAATATAAGGTCTCATTTGACGTTGACGAAGTGATGACATCGACCGTTGATGCCTCTAAAACTTATCAGGAGATTGACGGCTTTGGTGCTTCCGGGGCTTGGACTATGGATTACGTAGGAAAGTATTGGGATGATTCTGCCAAGGAAGACATGTCGAAACTGCTCTTTTCTCAGGAGGTAATATCAGGAGTGCCTCAAGGCATCGGATTGTCAATCTGGCGTTTCAATCTTGGTGGTGGATCTTATGAAAAGGGGAACGACAGCGGGATTACAAATTCGGTGCGCCGGGTGGAATGTTTCCTGAATGAAAGCGGAAGCTATGACTGGTCGAAATCCAGTGGGCAACAGTACTTTATGCGGCAGGCAAAAGATTACGGATGTGACCAGTTTGTATTGTTCAGTAATACCCCTCCTGTTTTTATGACTAAAAATGGCCAGGGACGTTCCGGTGCCGGAGCAAACGCTAACTTAAAGGATGATTATTATGATGACTTTGCCGATTTCTTGGCTACTACAGCCGAACATTTTCAAGGACAAGGCTATAATATATCTCATATTAGTCCTGTGAATGAGCCGGAATATAACTGGAATGGTACAGACCAGGAAGGCAGCGGATGGCAGAATAGCGAGATAGCTAAATTGGCAAAGGAGTTGGATAAGAGTCTTACGGCAAAGGGGCTGGATAATACTATGATGTTGCTTTCTGAAGCTGCCCATTGGGAGTATACTTATAATACCACTAGCAATTCACGCGGAAATGCGATTGACAGTTATTTCAATTCTGCCAATACAAATACTTATATAGGCAATCTGACACATTTGAAGAAAGAACTTTGTGCGCACAGTTATTATTCGGGAGTAACTTGGGACCAAATGTACTCTTATCGTTCACAAGCATACGAGAAGGCAAAAGAATTTGGACTGAAACTGCATCAGACAGAGTGGAGTATGCTGGAGGAATATGAAGATTGCCCGTTTGCTACGGCTAATTACATGGATTATGCGTTGGCTATGTCGAGGGTGATTCATCAAGATTTGGTAACAGCCAATGTAAGTTCGTGGTCGTATTGGACGGCTGCCAGTCAGGAGCAATATAGTCAGATGAGCCGCTTCTACCTGATCAGATTGACTCCGAAAGGAGGAGATTACGGGGATATTAAGGAAAGTGGCGAGTATTCAGCAAGTAAGAATCTGTGGGTTTTGGGGAACTATAGTTTATTTATCCGTCCCGGTTATACACGCATCGATTTAAATATTCCGGGAGCATCAAAAGACTTCTTTGGTTCTGCTTATATTTCACCGGATAAAGATAAGGTAGTGGTGGTATATACCAATATGAGCGATAAAAATATTCAAATCGAGAACACGATTGAAGGCTTAACCGATAAACAAATCGTTTCATCCAAACAGTATGTGACTTCCAATACTACAGATTTGCAATATTTGCCGGCAATGTTGCAGGGATATCTTGCTGCTAAATCTGTTTCCACTTTTATTTACGAACTTCAATAA